A region of Solibacillus isronensis DNA encodes the following proteins:
- a CDS encoding winged helix-turn-helix transcriptional regulator, whose translation MKKVYNIGVEATLEVIGGKWKPVILCHLNHHGQIRTNEFRRLIPGISQKMLTSQLRELEQCGLINRKVYNQVPPKVEYSLTPYGHEMEPVLNLLCTWGEKHIDKLKENGEEVLLMQRDDDIAVQKLS comes from the coding sequence ATGAAAAAAGTTTATAATATTGGTGTTGAAGCAACACTCGAAGTCATTGGGGGTAAATGGAAACCAGTCATTCTATGTCACCTCAATCACCATGGTCAAATCCGGACGAATGAATTTCGCCGGTTAATTCCGGGCATTTCACAGAAAATGCTGACGTCCCAATTACGCGAGCTTGAGCAATGCGGTTTAATTAATCGTAAAGTGTACAACCAAGTGCCGCCGAAAGTGGAATATTCCTTAACCCCATATGGACACGAGATGGAGCCGGTGCTCAACTTACTTTGCACGTGGGGCGAGAAACATATCGATAAATTAAAAGAGAATGGTGAAGAAGTTCTTCTTATGCAGCGTGATGATGATATTGCTGTGCAAAAACTATCCTAA
- a CDS encoding DUF1641 domain-containing protein — translation MSEMNNQQVEKVAVTQEQLDVLDQLLKPEVQASLTTLVDNLPKLAEMTTLLTKTYDFATSVATDETLKNDTVAAVTEMASPVVGTAKSLAQTAIEAKDRAEESNETVGVFGLLKMLKDPQVQGALRFANAFLQVASERKQMK, via the coding sequence ATGTCAGAAATGAATAATCAGCAGGTAGAAAAAGTGGCTGTTACACAAGAGCAATTAGATGTTTTAGATCAGTTACTAAAGCCAGAGGTACAAGCTTCTTTAACTACTTTAGTAGATAACTTACCAAAATTGGCTGAGATGACTACTTTATTAACAAAAACGTATGATTTCGCAACTAGTGTTGCAACTGACGAAACATTAAAAAATGATACAGTTGCTGCTGTAACAGAAATGGCGAGCCCAGTTGTTGGTACTGCTAAATCATTGGCACAAACAGCAATCGAAGCGAAAGACCGTGCTGAAGAAAGCAATGAAACAGTTGGCGTATTCGGCTTATTAAAAATGTTAAAAGACCCACAAGTTCAAGGGGCATTACGTTTTGCTAATGCATTCTTACAAGTAGCATCTGAACGTAAACAAATGAAATAA
- a CDS encoding aldo/keto reductase, protein MITSLQDTIKLNNEVKMPAMGLGVFQVENDTTAEIVKNAIELGYRSIDTAAIYGNEAGVGEGIKLALDSTGLNREDLFITSKVWNAGLNYEETVSAYEESLEKLGLDYLDLYLIHWPGKNKFAESWSALEDLYIEGKIRAIGVCNFNISHLQDLMKNARVTPVINQVEFHPRLQQQSLRAFCKEHNIQLEAWAPLMQGGLLEDPTIAKIAEKYEKSNSQVILRWDIQSGVITIPKSVRKERMAQNADIFDFSLTDEEMQIINAMNLDKRVGPDPEVFDF, encoded by the coding sequence ATGATTACTAGTTTACAGGATACAATCAAATTAAATAATGAGGTAAAAATGCCAGCAATGGGCCTTGGCGTCTTTCAGGTGGAAAACGACACAACAGCAGAAATCGTTAAAAATGCGATTGAGCTAGGTTACCGCAGCATTGATACAGCCGCTATTTACGGAAACGAAGCGGGTGTTGGCGAGGGCATTAAACTAGCACTGGACTCTACCGGTTTAAATAGAGAGGACTTATTCATCACATCTAAAGTTTGGAATGCCGGATTAAATTATGAGGAAACTGTTTCAGCTTACGAAGAGAGCTTGGAAAAATTAGGGCTGGACTATTTGGATCTATATTTAATCCACTGGCCAGGTAAAAATAAATTTGCCGAGTCTTGGAGTGCTTTAGAGGATCTGTATATAGAAGGTAAAATCAGAGCAATCGGTGTTTGCAATTTCAATATTTCGCATTTGCAGGATTTAATGAAAAACGCTCGGGTAACACCAGTCATTAACCAAGTTGAGTTTCACCCGCGCTTACAACAACAATCATTACGTGCATTTTGCAAAGAGCACAATATTCAATTGGAAGCTTGGGCTCCATTAATGCAAGGCGGTCTACTCGAAGATCCGACGATCGCAAAGATTGCCGAAAAGTATGAAAAATCAAATTCACAAGTTATTTTACGTTGGGATATTCAAAGTGGAGTTATCACGATTCCTAAATCCGTTCGTAAAGAGCGGATGGCGCAAAATGCCGACATTTTTGATTTTAGTCTTACTGATGAAGAAATGCAGATCATTAATGCGATGAATTTAGATAAACGTGTCGGACCGGATCCGGAAGTTTTTGATTTCTAA